Proteins encoded together in one Candidatus Neomarinimicrobiota bacterium window:
- a CDS encoding RNA polymerase sigma factor has protein sequence MTAAEAHRRGRIDRLVRTYRERLLAFIRWLAPSRRDSEDILQDVLLQLTVSYDEIVSLGDISAWLFRVARNRVTDLARKPGLGRQVELDDAGEDYLLDELLPDLSQNPERRFARAEVAATIEAALDDLPAPQRDVFIWHELQGLSYAEMAALTGEPVTTLLSRKHYAVLSLRTALDDLKSITL, from the coding sequence ATGACCGCCGCTGAGGCCCACCGCCGCGGCCGCATCGACCGCCTGGTGCGCACCTACCGCGAGCGCCTGCTGGCCTTCATCCGCTGGCTGGCCCCCTCGCGCAGGGACTCCGAGGACATCCTCCAGGATGTGCTGCTGCAGCTCACCGTCAGTTACGATGAGATTGTGTCACTGGGGGACATTTCGGCCTGGCTCTTCCGGGTGGCCCGCAACCGGGTCACCGACCTGGCCCGTAAGCCCGGACTGGGCCGGCAGGTGGAGCTGGACGACGCGGGTGAGGACTACCTGCTGGACGAGCTACTGCCCGACCTGTCCCAGAATCCCGAGCGTCGCTTCGCCCGCGCCGAGGTCGCCGCCACCATCGAGGCTGCCCTGGACGATTTGCCCGCGCCCCAGCGCGACGTCTTCATCTGGCATGAGTTGCAGGGGCTGAGCTACGCCGAGATGGCCGCCCTGACCGGCGAACCGGTCACCACGCTCCTCTCGCGCAAACATTACGCTGTGCTGTCCTTAAGGACTGCGCTAGACGATCTGAAATCAATAACGCTATAG